One window from the genome of Lachnospiraceae bacterium encodes:
- a CDS encoding RtcB family protein yields the protein MIMIEIKGKFNTAICYTSEIEPAAYSQIELICNEEAFKNSKLCIMPDVHAGKGCTIGTTMTIVDKVVPNMVGVDIGCGMYTVSLGKIDIDLAEFDKAAHSIPCGRNVWEGRQERFDLTQLRCYRSLKNSKRLERSLGTLGGGNHFIEIDIDPEGNKYLIIHSGSRNLGTQVASIYQGIAIDLDLGKEEYFRMRDEIIRTYKEQGHKSEIQSALKQLAKQWKKTQPTMPPELCYLYGEFMKDYLHDINICQQFANRSREKMAEILLQKTGIEALEAFHTIHNYIDVDEMILRKGSVCANAGQKLLIPINMRDGSLLCIGKGNADWNYSAPHGAGRLMSRTAAFEKLTMEEYTKQMAGIYSTCINMATLDESPMAYKKIDEIIANIQPTAEIIAHMKPIYNFKAAE from the coding sequence ATTATTATGATAGAAATAAAAGGAAAGTTTAATACTGCCATATGCTATACAAGCGAAATTGAGCCCGCGGCTTACTCTCAGATAGAATTGATATGCAATGAAGAGGCTTTTAAAAACTCTAAGCTTTGCATTATGCCCGATGTCCATGCCGGTAAAGGATGTACCATCGGCACTACCATGACTATCGTAGACAAAGTCGTTCCCAACATGGTTGGCGTGGATATCGGATGCGGGATGTATACCGTTAGCTTAGGCAAGATCGATATAGATCTAGCCGAGTTTGATAAGGCCGCCCACTCTATCCCCTGCGGCAGAAATGTTTGGGAAGGCAGGCAAGAGAGATTTGATTTAACACAGCTTAGATGCTATAGAAGCCTTAAAAATAGCAAAAGACTAGAGCGAAGCCTTGGCACCTTAGGCGGCGGCAATCACTTTATCGAAATTGATATCGATCCAGAGGGAAACAAATATTTAATCATCCATTCTGGCAGCCGCAATCTGGGCACTCAGGTTGCTTCTATTTATCAGGGCATTGCAATTGATCTGGACCTTGGCAAAGAAGAGTATTTCCGAATGCGCGATGAAATCATTCGTACCTATAAAGAGCAGGGCCATAAAAGTGAAATCCAATCTGCCTTAAAGCAGCTGGCAAAGCAGTGGAAGAAAACACAGCCCACTATGCCTCCGGAGCTTTGCTATCTCTATGGTGAGTTTATGAAGGATTACTTGCATGATATCAATATCTGCCAGCAGTTTGCAAATCGCAGCCGCGAGAAAATGGCTGAAATATTACTTCAAAAAACCGGAATAGAGGCATTGGAAGCATTCCACACTATCCACAATTATATTGATGTCGATGAGATGATTCTCCGCAAGGGCTCTGTGTGTGCAAATGCAGGTCAAAAGCTTTTAATTCCCATCAATATGCGTGATGGCAGCCTCTTATGTATCGGCAAAGGGAATGCCGACTGGAATTATTCAGCTCCTCACGGCGCTGGTCGCCTGATGTCACGCACCGCCGCATTTGAGAAACTCACAATGGAAGAGTATACAAAGCAAATGGCAGGCATCTATTCTACCTGCATCAATATGGCCACTCTTGATGAGTCTCCCATGGCTTACAAAAAGATAGATGAGATCATCGCAAACATTCAGCCCACTGCAGAAATCATCGCCCATATGAAACCAATCTATAACTTTAAAGCAGCAGAATAA